From Halorussus lipolyticus:
AGGTCCTCCTCGACCGTCACCGTCGCGGTCACGATTTGGCCCGGTCGGACCGGGTTCTCGAAGTCCAAGTCCTGCGAGAGGTAGATGATGTCGCCGGGCAGGTCGGCGAGCGCGGCGCTGACGACGCCCGCCGAGAGCATCCCGTGGGCCACCCGACCGCCGAAGAACGTCTCGGCGGCGTAGTCGTCGTCGCGGTGGATGGGGTTGTCGTCGCCGGTCAGGTCGGCGTAGGCGTCGATGGTCTCCTCGGTGACGATGAGGGTGGCCTCTGCGGTGTCGTCTACAGATGCGACTGGCATGCCCGAACCTCGTTCTGCCCGGCGAATCAATCCGGGGGTTAACATGTGAAACGGGGATTTCAAGGCGGGGTCGTCCGTGGGTTCACCCATGCCTTACGCGGACAACGACGGAATTTCTCTCTACTACGAGATTACCGACCCGGCCGAGGAGGCCACCGCGAGCGACCCCGAAGTCGTCGCGCTCGTGGAGGGGTTGGGCTACGGCCGATGGATGTGGCGCTGGCAGAGACAGCGACTCGCCGACGAGGGCTACCGCGTCGTGGTCTGGGACAACCGCGGCACGGGCGACTCCGACGAACCCGAGGGACCGTACACCGTCGAGGAGATGGCGAGCGACCTCGAAGCGGTCCTCGATGCTGTGGGCGTCGAGAGCGCCCACGTCGTCGGGGCGAGCATGGGCGGGATGATAGCTCAGCAGTACGCGCTGGACTACGACCGCGCCGAGAGCCTCGGCCTCCTCTGCACCAGCCACGGCGGCGAGGACGCGGTAGAGACGCCCGACGAGACCCAAGCCCGGATGTTCGGCGTGCCAGACGACGCCGACGAGCGCGAGGCCATCCGGTACAAGATGAAGCCAGCGATGACCGACGAGTTCTGGGCCGACAATCAGGACCTCATCGAGGACATCGTGGACTGGCGACTGGAGGGTGACGCCTCCGATTCTGCCCGCGAGGCCCAAGCTGGCGGGGTCGCCGCC
This genomic window contains:
- a CDS encoding MaoC family dehydratase; its protein translation is MPVASVDDTAEATLIVTEETIDAYADLTGDDNPIHRDDDYAAETFFGGRVAHGMLSAGVVSAALADLPGDIIYLSQDLDFENPVRPGQIVTATVTVEEDLGDDRLRVETVAEAEDEESEGGDAEQVISGEAVVMSVPHESE
- a CDS encoding alpha/beta fold hydrolase gives rise to the protein MPYADNDGISLYYEITDPAEEATASDPEVVALVEGLGYGRWMWRWQRQRLADEGYRVVVWDNRGTGDSDEPEGPYTVEEMASDLEAVLDAVGVESAHVVGASMGGMIAQQYALDYDRAESLGLLCTSHGGEDAVETPDETQARMFGVPDDADEREAIRYKMKPAMTDEFWADNQDLIEDIVDWRLEGDASDSAREAQAGGVAAFDSSDRLDDIEIPVLVAHGTDDRVLPVENADRLYQKLSKVQLAVFEGGSHLFFIEQSEEVTDRLVEFLSHV